In Haloplanus sp. XH21, the genomic stretch GACTTACGGGATGCACTTACCGAGAGAGTAATAGAACGGATGGAATGGATACGGAAACTCCGGAACTCACCAGCAGCAGCCGTGATTTTCGCGAGTACGCTCGTCGCTGTCATGGGTGTCTCACTCATCAGCCCAGTACTCCCAGCGGTACAGGAGGCGTGGAACATTTCGGAGGCACAGGCCAGCCTCTTGCTGTCGGCGTTCACGCTCCCCGGAATCTTTCTCACTCTCCCGATTGGACTGCTAACCGACCGCATCGGTCGGAAACCGATTTTGATCCCGGCGCTCGTCATCTTCGGACTCAGTGGCGGCGGCATCATCTTCATTTCCGATTTCACCCTGATCTTGGTCCTGCGAGCCATCCAAGGGGCGGCGAGTAGTGCGATTGCGATGCTCACGGTCACACTCCTCGGCGACCTCTATTCCGGTGAACAACGACGAGTGCTGATTGGGACCAACGCGGCGATTCTCGCGGTGGGTGCTGCTGGCTATCCGTTACTCGGCGGTGCGCTCGCGACAGTCGCTTGGTCGGCTCCCTTCGCGTGTTTCTTCCTCGCGTTACTCGTCGCTGTTCCCGGTATAACTCTGCTTGAGGAGCCACAACGTGAGGAGAACGGTGGGAATTCGAGCATCCGTGCATTCCTCACCGGGCCCACATCGATGACCCCCTTCGTCGTGCTCTATCTCGCAATCTTCGGTATCTTCGTCATCCTCTATGGCGCGCAACTCACTGCCGTTCCGTTCCTGCTCGCCAACGAATATCAGCTCTCTTCAGCGGGTATCGGCCTTCTCGTGGGATTACCCGCGGTTACGATGGGAGCGACAGCCATGCAGGGTGATCGCGTGCTTCGGTCGCTTACCAGTTTTCAATCGATCGCACTGGGATTCATGAGTTACGGGGCCGGACTCGTCATCGTCGCCGCCGCGGACTCCATCCACGTGGTTGCTGTCGCACTCTTACTGTTCGGTCTTGGCCAGGGACTCGCTGAACCGATTACGGATACTGCACTCAACGAACGAGCACCAGAGGAATTTCGCGGAAGCATCATGAGTGTGCGAACTAGTGTACTCCGACTTGGCACGACAGTCGGCCCGCCGCTTAGTGTCGGGGCTGCAGCACTGTTCGGCTATCGTCAAACCCTGTTAGTGTCTGGTGCCGCTGCCTTCTTGATCGGCGTAACGTGGTTTACGGTGAGACGTCAGTGAACACTCAAAGTCAGCTAACAGATTGGAGATGGAATGTGTTCATTGGTGGGTATCCAGAATTCGACGTACGGTGACCTCGGCAAGCTGTGTGAAACCCACTGTATCCGGCATAACATCGACAGCGATCCCATGCTTGTCGACAGCACGTTTTGTTGGTGCTCCTATCGCTCCAACAATCGTCTCCTCTAGCTCGCGTTGGAGTGCAGCGACAGCGTCACGTTCAGTCGCAATTTGAACGAAGTGCTCTACCGTCTTTGGCGAGGTGAACAGTATACCGTCCAGCTTACCGTCTACCGCAAGTGAGACCGACTGTCCCGCAGTCTCCGGTCGTTCCAAGCGATATAAGGCTGTTTCGCTGACAATTGCACCAGCTGCTTCCAGTCCTTCAACAAGTACTTCGCTGCCGTGTGCACTTCGAGCAAGTTCAACGGTTTGGCCCTCGACATCAGTAAATAACTCGTCGACGAGTCCTGTGGAAGTGAACGTCGATGGAACGATATCGACTGAATAGCCCCGATTGCATAATGCGGTTGCAGTCTGATCCCCGACAGCACAAACAGTGGCTCCTCGTTGTTTCCATCCCGCTGTCGCAGCTAGATCGACACCGGTCTCGCTTGTGAAGATACAGTAATCCGCATGTTGGGGAACCTGACCGGTCGGTGTGATTGCCAGCATCGGATCTGGAATCGGGGATACATCGAGTGACTGGAGATACTCGACCGCCTCAACGATACGGCTGTCGTCGGGTCGGAGAACAGCCACCGTCGGCTGGGACATATTGAACAGTTAGCCGATGCTGGACTTGTGTGTATCGAGAATCGGCGACCAGTCTCGAACGATTCAAACCGGCATCCTGCTAATTGCCGGTATGGACGACGAGTCTCACGACCACGTTGTTCCGGGAAGTGATGAAGAGTTGGCCACGCCAGACGTGCAGGGCTACGACTTCAGTGGCGAATTCGATTTTCAGGAGATGCTGGAAGCGTATGCAACGACGGGCTTTCAGGCGACGCAACTCGCAGAGGCCATCGACATCGCCGAGCAAATGCAAGACGCCGATGCCACGATCTATCTCACATGCACGTCGAATATCATCTCGTCGGGATTGCGTGAAGTCGTCGCCTACCTCGTTCGTGAAGGGTACGTCGACGTGCTTATCACGACCGCGGGATCGCTGGCGGAGGATGTTATCAAAACGGCGAAGCCGTTCAAAATGGGAGAGTGGGATGTGGACGAGGCCGCGCTCCGGGAACAAGGAATCAACCGTCTTGGGAATCTCTTTGTTCCTTCCGACCGATACGTCTGGTTGGAAGAGTACCTGTACGACTTCTTCGAGGAGTTCTTTGCCGAGGAAAAGGTTCGGACGCCGACGGCGTTTGCCCGCGAGTTAGGGGAGACACTCGACGATCCGGATTCAGTTCTGAAACAAGCAGCGGACCACGACGTTCCCGTGTACTGTCCGGCACTGACAGACGCCGAGGTTGGGAACTTCCTCTATTATTACCGACAAGGATACGATTCGGAGGTTGGCATCGAGATTCTCGACGACTACGACTCGCTCATCGAGGACGGGATGCTCGCCGACACGACGGGTCTGATCGCAGTCGGAGGGGGCGTCCCGAAACACCATGCGATCATGACGAATCTGTTCCGCGGCGGGGCGGATTATGTCGTCTACATCTCGACTGGTATGGAAGGGGATGGCTCACTCTCTGGAGCGCCCCCGAACGAGGCAGTATCATGGGGGAAAATCAAAGACGATGAGCAGACGAATTACACGCAGGTCGAAGCAGAGGCGACGCTCGTCTTCCCACTGCTCGTGGCGGGTGCTTTCAGCGAGTGAGCGTGATCTGCTGATACTTGGCGGTCGACCGTTTACTCCGAGTGAGCGGGAGATCCAAGTTGATCGTTGCCTTCTCTGGAGGCGGTCGCAGCCACCTGATCTCCGTTCGCCGGGAGCAGGCGGCGCTTCGAGTTGAAGACGACAATGAGACTGCTGATAGCCATCATAACGGCGGCGATCAACGGCGTGATTACGCCAACTATTGCCAGTGGGAGTGCGATCGCGTTGTAGCCAGCCGCCCAGAGGAGGTTCTGTTTGATTCGGCTCCGAGTGTCACTCGCCAGTCCGAAGAGTTCGGGAACAGCGCCGAGACGGTCGTCCAGCACCACCGCATCGGCCGCCTCAATCGCAAGTTCGGTGCCGCTTGAGACCGCAATCCCGAGGTCTGCGCTGGCGAGTGCGGGCGCGTCGTTCGTCCCATCACCGATCATCGTTGTTGTTCCGCGCTCGCGGAGTCCCTGGACGATTGCTTCCTTGGACTCGGGGCGCACACCTGCAAATACGTGATCGATCGCTGGATGGTTCGCGAACGTCTCGGTCATCCGCTCGTCGTCGCCGGTCAGTACGACGATTTCTCGACCCCCATCCGCGAGATCGGAAACCACGCGGTCCCAGTTCTCACGGGGCGTATCTCGGACCGTGACGATCCCGTGGACGACGCCTTCCCATGCGACCGCCGTGGGATGCGTGCCCGACTCGTAGGCGTCCGTGACGGCGGCCTCGATATCCGCAGAGATCGTCCACTCGTCGTCGGTGAAGGAGTCGGGATGGCCAACTATCACGCGGGTATCGTCGACGAGCGCCGATACGGTACGGTCGGAACGCTCGAAGCTCGATACCGAGCGTGTGGTTGGCGGGGCGGCGTCGTCGATCGCAGCGGCGATAGGGTGGCTCGATCGGCGCTCAACGGCAGCCGCCATTGCAAGCACTTCGTCGGGGGTGTCGCCAACGACGTCTGCGAGTTTCATTTCCCCCGTTGTGAGTGTCCCTGTCTTGTCGAATACGACGATTGAGGAGTCGTCGATCCGTTCGAGTACCGTCTCGTTGAGAACGAGCATCCGATTGTCGGTGGCATCGCGAGTGGCCGCCGCGAGGGCAAGCGGGGTCGCGATCCCGAGCGAGCACGGACACGAGACCACTAACACGGAGACACCGACTAGTATGGCTGTATTCAAGTCGTTGCCAAGGGCGAACCAGCCAGCGGCAGTCAGCGCGGCGAGTCCGAGTACGAGCGGGACGAACAGCACTGCAAAGCGGTTGACAATACGCTGGACGCCCGTTGCCGAACTCTTGACGTTCCAGAGGAGTTCGACGAGACGATCCATCGTGCTGGTGGCATCTGGGCCAACTTCGACGACAATCGCGCTGTCAGTGAGAATCGATCCCCCGAGTACGCTGTCCCCGACGGATTTGCGTTGCGGGAGCGATTCGCCTGTGACGAGCGCTTCGTCGATCGCGGCAGTCCCGTCGACGATCTGGCCGTCGACTGGGATCCGTTCGCCAGGTTTGACTAACAGCCGATCGCCGGGCTCACACTCTTCTATTTCGATGGTTTCGGTGGCCTCGCTGCCGTTGTCGAGCCGGCGGGCCTCATCAACGCGTGAATCAGTGAGGTCAGCGCGATTGCCGAGCGCAGCACGTTTGACTTGTGACTCGAGATGGTTGCCGATAGTGACGATCGCGAGCACCATCACTGCGACGTCGAAGTACGGGTCGCGCCCGCCCGTGAGATAGGTGGCCATCGAGTAGAGATACGCGGCGAGCACCGCGATGGCGATCAATACGTCCATATTCGGGCGACCGACTTTTAAGCTCACGTAGGCACCGCGGAAGATCGGGTATCCAAGCCCGATGACAATGAGCGTGCTCCAGACCGCTAGCGGCCCGAACACCATCGCCTCAACGGTACTCCCGTAGAGGAAGCTCTCAGGATAGATGCCGAGATACACTGGATAGATGAATAGGACGTAGAGAATCAACACAGGCATCATCAGTAACGCCGCGAGCACCGCACGGTATTTGCCGAACTCGACGCGCGAGCGCAGCGAGTCGTTTTCCTCGTCGGGACCGTGGGCCTGATAGCCCAGTCGACTTAGTGCAGCGGCGATCGTGTTGCGATCGATACGGTCTGGATCGTACACCACCTGCGCCATTTCAGTCGCGTAGCTCGCACGCGCCTCATGAACGCCCTCCTCTTCCTCAGCAAGGAGTTCGATGAAGCCTTCGCAGGTCTGACAGTGCATGCCGTCGATCGAGAGATACGCCGTTTCGGCATCCTCAGGGACATCGGATTGAGAATCCCCGGCCTCGACACGGTCACGGACGGCCGCAATCGAGAGGTCGACATCCTCACCGTTGTCAACCAAGCGTGCAACCTCTAGACAGCCCCGACAGCAGAATTTGCTGTCGGTGTTCTCGTCGGTGATTGGGTCTTCGACAGGGAGCTCACAGAGTGTGCAGGTGGACATGTTACGCAACCGCCTCCGATTCGGCGATCGGTTGATAGTACGGAATGTCGGGCAACGGGAGCATGACGCCAAACCGCATGAGTCCCATCGCTAACAGGACGTATCCGAGCCCGATGAACAACACACCGATTCCATAGTGGACCACCTGTCGCTGGCGGGCGCTCACGGACTGGATTACCGTTCCGTAGAGGAACACGCTGGGGATCGTCCCAAGCCCGAGCGCGCCGAGCGAGAGGAGGCCATATACAGGCGAGCCCTGTGCGAATGCGTACAGGAATGCGGGATAGAGAAGCATACACGGCAACAGTCCATGAAGCGCGCCGAGACCAACGATACCGACGCCGTTGACCCAGCGGTCGATCCGCGTTGAGATGACTGTGTAGGTTCGCGCGAATACGGATCCGATGCCAGTACCGGCAATCACACCTTCAACGGCTCCTTGTTGATAGCCGGCTAACCGTGTAAATCCCATACCGAGGATTGCCACGCCGATGCAGATGCCGACGATACCCTGGACTGGCCCGAGAATTCCGGCGAGCCCGATGGTTCCGTAGAGCAGCGCGCCGGCAGTCCCGAAGACAGCTCCGATAAGAGCGTAGCTCATCGTCCGGCCGAGGTTGAACAGCGTGTGCTGACGCACTTCATAGAGGGTGAGTGCGCCCGACCAGCGGTCATCGGTTTCCATTCTCTCGGCGTAGGTTGTAACGAGCGGACCGCACATTCCAATACAGTGTGCACCGCCGAAGAGGCCAATCAGGAAAAACACTACCAGTCCGTAGCCGCTTGTGACACCAATCTCACTCAGTTGTACTAGGACTGCCGATCTCATACTCGAGGCTGGCAGAGCCAGCATAGATTAGAGTGTACAAATTGTCCTGTGTAGTGGGTTTTAGCGGAACCGGCTACCTCGTCGCCTGACTCGTCGCAAGTACTCTCGGATTTCGACGCCACAGTTATTCGAGCGGTATACCTCGGTTTCGTATCGGCCCACTACAGTCGGGACATTGGCCGGGGCTGGTTTCTGCGATAATGACCTTTCCACACTCGAAGCACTCGTATATGTCTTCTTTGTCTGGTTCAGGGGCGATATCTTTCATTGTGAGTTCACGAGTGCCAGCATGCAGACCGGGCACTCTGGATACGAATAATAAGTGTATACGGGAATATTTGGGTGTTGATCACCGAACGCTCTCGAAAATTCGCTGTTTGTTATCTAGCTGTTTTAGTGGAAGCAGCGATGGGATGACTGTTCTCTTCGAAGAGCGTCGCGAACAGTTTGCGCTGGACGGTCCGAGCGTGCGTATAGAAGGCCGGTGGAGAAATCCCCAATGTTGCTGCAACGTCTTCACCGGTGCTCTCGCGTGGTGACTCGAAGTACCCGCTGT encodes the following:
- a CDS encoding uroporphyrinogen-III synthase — protein: MSQPTVAVLRPDDSRIVEAVEYLQSLDVSPIPDPMLAITPTGQVPQHADYCIFTSETGVDLAATAGWKQRGATVCAVGDQTATALCNRGYSVDIVPSTFTSTGLVDELFTDVEGQTVELARSAHGSEVLVEGLEAAGAIVSETALYRLERPETAGQSVSLAVDGKLDGILFTSPKTVEHFVQIATERDAVAALQRELEETIVGAIGAPTKRAVDKHGIAVDVMPDTVGFTQLAEVTVRRILDTHQ
- a CDS encoding deoxyhypusine synthase, whose amino-acid sequence is MDDESHDHVVPGSDEELATPDVQGYDFSGEFDFQEMLEAYATTGFQATQLAEAIDIAEQMQDADATIYLTCTSNIISSGLREVVAYLVREGYVDVLITTAGSLAEDVIKTAKPFKMGEWDVDEAALREQGINRLGNLFVPSDRYVWLEEYLYDFFEEFFAEEKVRTPTAFARELGETLDDPDSVLKQAADHDVPVYCPALTDAEVGNFLYYYRQGYDSEVGIEILDDYDSLIEDGMLADTTGLIAVGGGVPKHHAIMTNLFRGGADYVVYISTGMEGDGSLSGAPPNEAVSWGKIKDDEQTNYTQVEAEATLVFPLLVAGAFSE
- a CDS encoding rubrerythrin-like domain-containing protein, which translates into the protein MKDIAPEPDKEDIYECFECGKVIIAETSPGQCPDCSGPIRNRGIPLE
- a CDS encoding sulfite exporter TauE/SafE family protein; its protein translation is MLALPASSMRSAVLVQLSEIGVTSGYGLVVFFLIGLFGGAHCIGMCGPLVTTYAERMETDDRWSGALTLYEVRQHTLFNLGRTMSYALIGAVFGTAGALLYGTIGLAGILGPVQGIVGICIGVAILGMGFTRLAGYQQGAVEGVIAGTGIGSVFARTYTVISTRIDRWVNGVGIVGLGALHGLLPCMLLYPAFLYAFAQGSPVYGLLSLGALGLGTIPSVFLYGTVIQSVSARQRQVVHYGIGVLFIGLGYVLLAMGLMRFGVMLPLPDIPYYQPIAESEAVA
- a CDS encoding heavy metal translocating P-type ATPase, translated to MSTCTLCELPVEDPITDENTDSKFCCRGCLEVARLVDNGEDVDLSIAAVRDRVEAGDSQSDVPEDAETAYLSIDGMHCQTCEGFIELLAEEEEGVHEARASYATEMAQVVYDPDRIDRNTIAAALSRLGYQAHGPDEENDSLRSRVEFGKYRAVLAALLMMPVLILYVLFIYPVYLGIYPESFLYGSTVEAMVFGPLAVWSTLIVIGLGYPIFRGAYVSLKVGRPNMDVLIAIAVLAAYLYSMATYLTGGRDPYFDVAVMVLAIVTIGNHLESQVKRAALGNRADLTDSRVDEARRLDNGSEATETIEIEECEPGDRLLVKPGERIPVDGQIVDGTAAIDEALVTGESLPQRKSVGDSVLGGSILTDSAIVVEVGPDATSTMDRLVELLWNVKSSATGVQRIVNRFAVLFVPLVLGLAALTAAGWFALGNDLNTAILVGVSVLVVSCPCSLGIATPLALAAATRDATDNRMLVLNETVLERIDDSSIVVFDKTGTLTTGEMKLADVVGDTPDEVLAMAAAVERRSSHPIAAAIDDAAPPTTRSVSSFERSDRTVSALVDDTRVIVGHPDSFTDDEWTISADIEAAVTDAYESGTHPTAVAWEGVVHGIVTVRDTPRENWDRVVSDLADGGREIVVLTGDDERMTETFANHPAIDHVFAGVRPESKEAIVQGLRERGTTTMIGDGTNDAPALASADLGIAVSSGTELAIEAADAVVLDDRLGAVPELFGLASDTRSRIKQNLLWAAGYNAIALPLAIVGVITPLIAAVMMAISSLIVVFNSKRRLLPANGDQVAATASREGNDQLGSPAHSE
- a CDS encoding MFS transporter — translated: MEWIRKLRNSPAAAVIFASTLVAVMGVSLISPVLPAVQEAWNISEAQASLLLSAFTLPGIFLTLPIGLLTDRIGRKPILIPALVIFGLSGGGIIFISDFTLILVLRAIQGAASSAIAMLTVTLLGDLYSGEQRRVLIGTNAAILAVGAAGYPLLGGALATVAWSAPFACFFLALLVAVPGITLLEEPQREENGGNSSIRAFLTGPTSMTPFVVLYLAIFGIFVILYGAQLTAVPFLLANEYQLSSAGIGLLVGLPAVTMGATAMQGDRVLRSLTSFQSIALGFMSYGAGLVIVAAADSIHVVAVALLLFGLGQGLAEPITDTALNERAPEEFRGSIMSVRTSVLRLGTTVGPPLSVGAAALFGYRQTLLVSGAAAFLIGVTWFTVRRQ